In the genome of Amia ocellicauda isolate fAmiCal2 chromosome 3, fAmiCal2.hap1, whole genome shotgun sequence, one region contains:
- the nisch gene encoding nischarin — MESAGFPEEENELKTVRIVGSELVENYTVYVIEVMVGDHQWTVKHRYSDFHDLHEKLTTDKKIDKNLLPPKKMIGKNSKSLVERRQKELEVYLQTLLVKFPVAAPKVLSCFLHFHLYEINGITATLAEELFHKGERLLVAGEVFLLRPLQLYAITQQLRLAKPTCANGDAKADLGHILDFTCRLKYLKIPGTRGTVGTSNIQEHILPFDLQVFKSLLQIEISHCDSQQIRGLPLLKHSLATMSVHYTASSMKDILVPEASEFAQWEAEGTTSDSPVSAIIPTWKTLTTLDMSHNQISCIDESVKLIPKVEFLDLSHNELTLVENLQHLYNLIHLDLSYNNLAVLEGVHTKLGNIKTLNLAGNQLEGLSGLSKLYSLVNLDLSNNKLAQMDEIKNIGSLPCLEKLSLSNNPLSIIPDYRTKVLAQFWDRASEVYLDGIATTEKELDTVEVLKAIQKAKEAKDRMANNDKKISEDARPSTAGSKSNCSSFAARPSSPSLSASASSSQEIICTNTALVSNEISTRVDSTITQRCSNIQDPFCEETLQIKKPSIASSLLHENSSEQQFSCCYCAEDRSLWTDREITPVLPFSCMSYTTSNLDFTAQLSGLIGKALWEKNRKESKIDVDVGAVKESGSQSSGDGYFEMGLGDGESGSGCTAASDVMVEASEDVDDEIIRINRVFWLYCIQINKGIRQSPSCLVLTDSLLAMFQIHEELTASMQNFTDGLETDLIMPYTEIEAIVFDIPETCLSLKLKTTDIRWYFLSDSHSLKEISSIVSRFTSVLNSNSVLTNGNASQQDFVGYLLASQELEEGDTVVKGAFPAHLLDRTVVEFFNQHTQSIDADSVKNINDCPYSDMFSHMWQPETEKLLFCVPCVLFLTLRYLYVIKVDFAALARNSEHHKEASSFVKLTRIPLASVLLHPKQGCVSSSTLPAHRFSDGHVLELMTGYKFVTAVFALPHDKFLFLRVFSHLRSSLQDVKTVAFFRVKDCLGKTSGHQLTMSHKTMKTSSPQGCSRPRLALSLLYPSDPLTQRLSDENHCPLHLSVCPSLQFLAGLKGVDLVEFFYNSIAEVENEELKHILWSSVVFYRSPDVEMTACIMLSTKALYFVLDDSASQLGDETLVWNWKPSDHEEIDFLISYLFTMKLNDLQSVNVGLFDQYFRVVGSSADQIISCLTRDSYGTHRFIQQLMTVLSLLEKLPSPEPLEKDFYTEFGNKSTGKMENYELVHSSRVKFIYPSEEEIGDLTYVVAEKMGEPGNQHSFNILLYVLAFQVQHCASTEPQSKHLLQPKTLILTSSDIFLFDEDYISYPLPDFAKEPPQRDKYRLADARRIRDLDRVLMGYQTYPQALTFVFDDLQSPDVLCNLTMDHFASELSSLENKRTNCGNDREVQWCIFVPGADSREKLISLLARQWEVLCSRELPVELTG; from the exons GAAATCAATGGAATTACGGCAACCCTGGCCGAAGAGCTCTTCCACAAAG GGGAGCGTCTGCTCGTAGCCGGGGAGGTTTTCTTACTCCGGCCTTTGCAGTTATATGCCATCACCCAGCAGCTGCGACTGGCCAAACCCACCTGTGCTAATGGGGATGCCAAGGCCGATCTAGGACACATCCTGGATTTTACCTGCAGACTCAAGTATCTAAAG ATCCCGGGCACCAGAGGCACGGTGGGGACCAGCAACATTCAGGAGCACATTCTTCCGTTTGACTTACAGGTGTTTAAATCCCTGCTTCAAATAGAG ATCAGTCATTGCGATTCGCAACAGATCAGAGGGCTTCCTTTGTTAAAGCACAGCTTGGCTACAATGAGTGTTCACTACACTGCCTCTTCAATGAAG GATATACTTGTCCCAGAAGCGTCTGAGTTTGCACAGTGGGAAGCCGAAGGAACTACTTCAGACAGTCCGGTCTCTGCCATTATTCCAACCTGGAAAACATTAACCACCCTTGATATGAGTCACAACCAGATATCTTGCATTGACGAGTCCGTG aaattAATACCAAAAGTGGAATTCCTAGATCTAAGTCATAATGAACTAACTCTGGTGGAGAACTTGCAG CACTTGTATAACCTGATTCACCTGGACCTGTCCTATAATAACCTAGCAGTGTTAGAAGGCGTTCACACCAAGCTGGGGAACATTAAAACCCTGAATCTGGCAGGCAATCAGCTGGAGGGCCTGTCGGGTCTCAGTAAGCTTTACTCGCTTGTCAACTTGGATCTCAGCAACAACAAATTAGCCCAG atggatgaaattaaaaatataggAAGTTTACCCTGTTTGGAAAAGCTGTCACTGAGCAACAACCCTTTGAGCATAATTCCAGATTACAGAACCAAGGTTCTGGCTCAGTTCTGGGATCGAGCTTCAgag GTGTATTTAGATGGCATTGCTACAACAGAGAAAGAACTCGACACGGTAGAGGTGTTAAAAGCCATTCAGAAAGCCAAAGAAGCAAAAGACCGAATGGCTAACAATGATAAAAAG ATCAGTGAGGATGCCAGGCCCTCCACTGCTGGATCCAAATCCAACTGCTCTTCTTTTGCTGCTcggccttcctctccctccctgtctgcCTCTGCCAGCTCCAGTCAAG aaataatatgTACAAATACAGCCTTAGTTAGCAATGAAATATCGACTCGTGTGGATTCTACAATTACCCAGAGATGCTCCAATATTCAAGATCCTTTCTGTGAGGAAACCCTACAG aTTAAGAAACCTAGTATTGCTTCCAGTTTGTTACATGAAAATAGCAGCGAGCAGCAGTTCAG TTGTTGCTACTGTGCAGAAGACCGCAGCCTGTGGACTGACCGTGAGATCACCCCAGTTCTACCTTTTTCCTGTATGTCCTATACGACCTCAAACCTGGACTTCACGGCACAATTATCTGGGCTCATCGGCAAAGCTTTATGGGAGAAGAATCGGAAAGAATCCAAGATTGATGTGGACGTGGGTGCGGTTAAAGAGTCGGGCAGCCAAAGTTCTGGCGATGGATATTTTGAAATGGGCCTTGGCGATGGGGAAAGTGGATCAGGTTGCACCGCCGCTTCTGATGTGATGGTAGAAGCTTCTGAAGATGTAGACGACGAAATAATTCGTATAAACCGAGTGTTCTGGTTGTATTGCATTCAGATCAATAAAGGAATTAGACAGTCGCCATCTTGTCTTGTGCTGACAGACAGTTTGTTGGCCATGTTTCAGATTCACGAAGAGCTCACCGCAAGCATGCAGAATTTCACTGACGGCTTGGAGACGGACTTGATCATGCCATACACAGAAATAGAAGCCATTGTGTTTGACATCCCAGAAACATGTCTTTCCTTGAAGCTGAAAACGACTGATATACGTTGGTATTTTCTCTCCGATTCCCATAGTTTAAAAGAGATCAGTTCCATCGTAAGCCGGTTCACTTCTGTCTTGAACTCCAATTCCGTGTTGACTAACGGGAATGCATCCCAGCAGGATTTTGTCGGTTATCTTTTGGCATCTCAAGAGCTTGAAGAGGGCGACACTGTCGTCAAAGGTGCCTTTCCGGCTCACCTCCTGGACCGTACGGTGGTCGAGTTCTTCAACCAACACACGCAAAGCATTGATGCGGACTCTGTCAAAAACATTAACGACTGCCCATATTCTGATATGTTCTCACACATGTGGCAGCCAGAGACTGAGAAACTGCTCTTCTGTGTACCCTGCGTTCTCTTCCTCACCCTCCGTTACCTTTACGTAATTAAAGTTGACTTTGCTGCCTTGGCGAGGAACTCTGAACATCACAAGGAGGCCAGCTCCTTCGTGAAACTCACACGTATCCCCCTGGCTTCGGTCCTCCTTCATCCCAAGCAAGGATGTGTCAGCAGCAGCACGCTTCCAGCACATCGATTCAGCGACGGACATGTCCTTGAACTCATGACCGGATACAAGTTTGTCACTGCGGTCTTTGCGCTGCCCCATGATAAGTTCTTGTTTCTTCGAGTGTTTAGTCATCTTAGGTCGAGTCTGCAGGATGTGAAGACTGTCGCTTTCTTCAGGGTGAAGGACTGTCTCGGCAAAACAAGCGGCCATCAACTCACGATGTCTCACAAGACCATGAAGACCAG CAGTCCTCAGGGTTGCTCGAGACCCCGTTTAGCCCTCTCACTGCTGTATCCCTCTGATCCTTTGACACAGAGACTGAGTGACGAAAATCACTGTCCGCTTCACCTGTCTGTTTGCCCATCTCTTCAATTCCTTGCTGGATTGAAAGGGGTTGACTTGGTGGAATTTTTCTATAACAGTATTGCTGAG GTGGAGAATGAAGAGCTGAAACACATCTTGTGGTCATCGGTGGTGTTTTACAGATCTCCGGATGTGGAAATGACCGCCTGCATCATGCTTTCTACTAAAGCTCTGTACTTTGTACTCGATGATTCGGCATCACAGCTCGGTGATGAAACGT TGGTTTGGAATTGGAAGCCTTCCGATCATGAAGAGATCGATTTCCTGATTTCATACTTGTTCACGATGAAGCTGAATGACCTGCAGTCTGTTAATGTTGGCCTTTTTGATCAGTACTTCAGAGTCGTGG GATCATCTGCAGATCAAATCATTTCGTGTCTTACAAGAGACAGTTATGGTACTCATCGCTTCATACAACAGCTAATGACCGTCCTGTCTTTACTGGAAAAACTTCCATCTCCAGAACCACTGGAAAAGGATTTTTACACTGAATTTGGAAACAAAAGCACAG GTAAAATGGAAAACTATGAGCTGGTTCACTCCAGCAGGGTGAAGTTCATATACCCCAGTGAGGAGGAGATTGGTGACCTCACGTATGTGGTGGCTGAGAAAATGGGAGAACCTGGAAACCAGCACTCCTTCAACATCCTTCTCTACGTCCTCGCTTTCCAAGTGCAGCACTGCGCCAGCACAGAGCCACAGAGCAAGCATCTCCTTCAGCCCAAAACCCTCATTCTCACGAGCTCAGACATATTCCTGTTTGACGAGGATTACATCAGCTACCCATTACCCGACTTTGCTAAGGAACCCCCCCAGAGGGACAAATACCGCCTTGCGGATGCCAGGCGGATCCGAGATCTCGACCGGGTGCTTATGGGTTATCAGACCTATCCCCAGGCCCTCACTTTTGTGTTCGATGACTTACAGAGCCCCGACGTCCTGTGCAACCTGACTATGGATCATTTTGCCAGTGAGCTCAGCTCTCTGGAGAACAAGAGAACGAATTGTGGGAACGACAGGGAAGTCCAATGGTGCATCTTTGTTCCTGGAGCAGACAGCCGGGAAAAACTGATCTCGCTGTTGGCTCGCCAGTGGGAGGTGCTGTGCAGCAGGGAGCTACCTGTGGAGCTGACTGGGTGA